From Trichoderma atroviride chromosome 1, complete sequence, one genomic window encodes:
- a CDS encoding uncharacterized protein (EggNog:ENOG41) produces MAPRWTRLIRFVAEEDGHIHLGQVDEDILDVGLAAFEGVPISAKLIAGSLYDGVVSDTTMTVKQLLPPISIDQGKVIRCLGLNYRDHAKEANMAIPDVPVLFFKPPHALMGPWPEKIRIPKFAQDGSSDYEAELTLIISKTGKNIAEEDAFDHVLGYTCGNDISARTEQFKTSQWSFSKGLDASAPIGPVLVSQSAIGDPHSLSIRAIYNGAVVQDSNTSQMIFSIPKIISFLSQGTTLEQGTVIMTGTPPGIGCMRDPKICLRDGDDIRVQIGNIGTLINAVYYEK; encoded by the exons ATGGCACCTCGTTGGACTCGCCTCATTCGGTTcgtggcagaagaagatggacatATCCATCTGGGGCAAGTGGACGAAGACATCTTGGATGTTGGCCTTGCAGCTTTCGAAGGTGTCCCAATTTCCGCAAAGCTGATTGCAGGGTCTTTGTACGACGGAGTTGTCTCAGATACGACCATGACTGTCAAACAG CTCTTACCGCCAATCTCGATTGACCAAGGGAAAGTCATTCGCTGTCTCGGCCTCAACTATCGTGACCACGCCAAAGAGGCCAATATGGCGATTCCAGACGTACCGGTGCTGTTCTTCAAGCCTCCGCACGCATTAATGGGGCCTTGGCCCGAGAAGATTAGGATCCCAAAGTTTGCTCAGGACGGATCGAGCGATTATGAAGCGGAACTCACCCTAATAATATCCAAGACGGGCAAAAACATCGCAGAAGAGGACGCATTTGACCATGTGCTCGGCTACACGTGTGGGAATGACATTAGTGCTCGTACGGAGCAGTTCAAAACGAGTCAGTGGTCGTTCTCCAAAGGGCTGGATGCGTCTGCGCCAATTGGTCCCGTCTTGGTGTCTCAAAGTGCGATTGGCGATCCTCACAGTCTTAGCATCAGGGCTATATATAATGGAGCTGTTGTACAGGACTCGAATACCAG CCAGATGATATTCTCCATTCCAAAAATTATTTCATTCTTGTCGCAGGGCACGACGCTTGAGCAAGGAACAGTCATCATGACGGGAACTCCGCCAGGAATTGGATGCATGCGGGATCCTAAAATCTGTCTACGTGATGGCGACGATATCAGGGTCCAGATTGGAAATATCGGGACGCTGATTAATGCGGTCTATTATGAAAAGTGA
- a CDS encoding uncharacterized protein (EggNog:ENOG41) gives MPRAMEFYSTTSVACYTCRRRKMRCSRDRPSCSSCITLGSACSYPHSTRKPGPKPGSSRATSHNRRGPRTMGMSTRNDGSMRRSNGDVTDVASCIASEHTPNATRSESLEEISGEDLGRLTPTSSQWSRGTATVSLSHLESISLSDMMHPSHDIPSSQRSPDEAYTEASRSSAESHLAIWELLEISQQVYDELLQAYFHNMSTFSLFYKPGFLTKLSAVSSNLESAALVSSMFIFSSRFLHDSNKRGCSEFQHQDSSPLPSPETFHTLARKFIAAALDECSEDAPPLCVLQALTLSTFHQLSQDVRGLAWRSLGLCIRVAYELNLHKIDAERIANQDDNPTYDKEQWILDEERRRAWWAIWELDAFACTIRRLPTGLDLTQTKTFLPVSDEAWFGGTCQPSCSLDPDPKARWKMLENCANQSWKSWYIVVNSMMRDAHLLSYCRGRYGTSGTIRDELKTLEESLSSFKRALPNQLSYCNEYLGFHSKTSIETQPTLTNDCATYSLYMMTQLTKFMIYHYQMFWEGRTAESISAAGLAEDSTDQQSPLPTYTVNIEAWSRYLESADNILRMIRNSSPYHVRYVNPLFASTIWLAAVAQIVSKVFNPEPSNAQTSQSKLEVLQHNFDGYVSFWGTSKALQHKLNSLESRLQCIRRRQSNNYEPQSTNSRNPLARNQSQGPASRQSLGVNSGYQDLLLDNTAAASTGVDVPLDSTGTFYSCGPFGLPADIVNSAWPMDLTSMKYNPSDVFNYDALDFLNYSFNG, from the exons ATGCCACGCGCTATGGAGTTCTATTCTACGACCTCTGTTGCCTGTTATACTTGCCGCAG GCGTAAGATGAGATG TAGCCGCGATCGACCCTCGTGTTCGTCATGTATAACGCTGGGGAGTGCCTGCTCTTATCCTCATTCTACGAGAAAGCCTGGTCCCAAGCCCG GTAGTAGCAGAGCAACATCGCACAATCGTCGGGGACCGAGGACGATGGGCATGTCAACTAGAAATGACGGCTCCATGCGTCGCTCCAATGGCGATGTAACGGACGTTGCTAGCTGTATAGCCTCTGAACATACTCCCAATGCAACTCGTTCAGAGTCTCTAGAAGAAATATCCGGCGAGGACCTTGGGCGATTGACGCCAACTTCCAGCCAGTGGTCACGCGGTACCGCTACGGTTTCGTTGAGCCACCTAGAATCTATATCGCTCTCTGATATGATGCATCCCTCTCACGATATACCTTCCTCCCAGCGATCACCAGATGAAGCATACACCGAAGCTTCCAGATCATCGGCAGAATCACATCTAGCTATCTGGGAGCTCCTCGAGATTTCACAGCAGGTATACGACGAACT CCTTCAAGCGTACTTTCATAACATGTCGACGTTTTCACTATTTTACAAACCCGGGTTTCTCACCAAGTTAAGTGCTGTGTCATCCAATTTAGAGTCGGCTGCTCTCGTGTCGTCAAtgttcatcttctcttcccgtTTTCTTCACGACTCAAACAAGCGGGGGTGCTCAGAGTTTCAACATCAAGATTCCAGCCCGCTTCCAAGCCCAGAGACTTTTCACACACTAGCACGCAAGTTTATCGCGGCTGCCTTGGATGAGTGCTCTGAAGATGCACCGCCTCTGTGTGTCTTACAAGCATTGACCCTGAGTACGTTTCATCAACTGTCTCAGGATGTTCGAGGCTTAGCTTGGAGATCGCTTGGGCTGTGTATACGGGTTGCCTACGAGTTGAATCTCCACAAAATAGACGCTGAGAGAATTGCCAACCAGGACGACAACCCCACATACGACAAGGAGCAATGGATTCTGGACGAAGAACGCCGAAGAGCTTGGTGGGCAATATGGGAActtgatgcctttgcctGCACAATCCGACGGCTGCCGACTGGACTTGACTTGACGCAAACAAAGACTTTTTTGCCAGTCAGTGATGAAGCCTGGTTCGGAGGGACCTGTCagcccagctgctccttgGATCCCGACCCAAAGGCTCGTTGGAAAATGCTTGAAAACTGCGCAAACCAGAGTTGGAAGTCGTGGTATATTGTGGTCAACTCGATGATGCGAGatgctcatcttctctcGTATTGTCGCGGAAGGTACGGCACATCTGGAACAATACGAGATGAGTTGAAGACTCTTGAAGAGTCTCTCTCTTCGTTTAAAAGGGCTTTACCAAACCAACTATCCTACTGCAATGAATACCTTGGCTTCCATTCCAAGACGTCAATAGAGACACAACCAACTCTAACAAACGACTGCGCGACGTATAGCCTGTATATGATGACGCAATTAACCAAATTTATGATTTACCATTATCAAATGTTCTGGGAAGGTCGAACAGCGGAATCAATATCTGCTGCGGGCCTTGCAGAAGATTCGACAGACCAGCAGTCCCCACTACCGACATATACCGTCAACATTGAAGCTTGGAGCCGATATCTCGAAAGCGCCGACAACATCCTCCGCATGATACGAAATAGCAGCCCTTATCACGTCCGCTACGTGAACCCACTATTTGCGAGTACCATATGGCTTGCAGCAGTCGCGCAAATAGTAAGCAAGGTTTTTAACCCCGAGCCTTCAAATGCACAAACTTCACAGTCCAAGCTTGAAGTTTTGCAGCACAACTTTGATGGCTATGTCTCATTCTGGGGCACCTCCAAGGCTCTGCAGCATAAGCTCAACAGTTTGGAAAGTCGTCTTCAGTGTATTCGTCGTCGACAAAGTAACAACTATGAGCCTCAGAGTACAAATAGCAGAAACCCTTTGGCGAGGAACCAATCCCAAGGTCCGGCGAGTAGACAGTCTCTCGGAGTCAACTCTGGCTATCAAGATCTTCTTTTAGACAatacagctgcagcttctacAGGAGTAGACGTCCCACTCGATTCCACGGGTACTTTCTATTCGTGCGGTCCCTTTGGCTTGCCGGCAGATATTGTGAACAGTGCGTGGCCAATGGATCTGACCAGCATGAAGTACAATCCTTCTGATGTTTTCAATTATGACGCACTGGATTTCCTGAATTACTCATTTAATGGCTAG
- a CDS encoding uncharacterized protein (EggNog:ENOG41) yields the protein MASSLWPNNAEAAVSFTIDNLGEAQEINSGTWPSQKPIGQHSSVIEALPRMLKILDESAVKATFFFETWSLGVYPTVGRDIINRGHELAWHGYQHETWSKLSPQEEQAIFDKSFADAKKLEINYAGFRPPGGLINDTTYDCLHKHGIRYISPAAERAAITRDIVILPFHWKTTDAYFYMNEFSGLRKFYGAQEDVFDPKVLKDSFLQQLEDAVASNAYISFLFHPILQTSEEKFLAMREVVELVAKDARIWCAPCTEVADWIIQHPESFPTDPSWIKASW from the coding sequence ATGGCCAGCTCTCTTTGGCCTAATAATGCTGAGGCAGCTGTGAGCTTCACAATAGACAACCTTGGCGAAGCTCAAGAAATAAACAGCGGCACCTGGCCTTCCCAAAAGCCAATTGGGCAACACTCGTCCGTCATAGAGGCGCTGCCGCGCATGCTGAAAATCCTCGACGAGTCTGCCGTCAAAGCAACCTTTTTCTTCGAGACCTGGAGCCTGGGAGTGTATCCTACTGTTGGCCGAGATATCATTAACCGCGGGCATGAACTTGCCTGGCATGGATATCAACATGAGACGTGGTCCAAACTCTCTCCGCAAGAGGAACAGGCAATCTTTGACAAGAGCTTTGCCGATGCGAAAAAGCTGGAAATAAATTATGCCGGTTTTCGGCCTCCCGGTGGCCTGATCAACGACACCACGTACGATTGCCTGCATAAACATGGGATTCGCTACATatctccagctgcagaaaGGGCCGCAATTACGCGCGACATTGTCATCCTGCCATTTCATTGGAAGACCACTGATGCGTACTTCTATATGAACGAATTCTCTGGATTGCGGAAATTCTACGGCGCCCAGGAAGATGTATTCGATCCCAAGGTCTTGAAAGATAgttttcttcagcagctggaagatgccgTGGCGTCCAACGCGTACATAtcctttctcttccaccCCATACTTCAGACTAGCGAAGAGAAATTCCTGGCCATGAGAGAAGTGGTAGAGCTGGTCGCTAAAGACGCCCGAATATGGTGTGCACCTTGTACTGAAGTTGCTGACTGGATCATTCAACATCCAGAGTCGTTTCCAACTGACCCTTCTTGGATCAAGGCTAGTTGGTAG
- a CDS encoding uncharacterized protein (EggNog:ENOG41) has protein sequence MPAKTSLQPRGLNHHAYATLNMDETHHFWTEVMGCKFLGAYAFQESGHDKPIPDSYVHSLYGMSDGSALAFFELGHGYEKKDDGIPKYTKHLALSCDSKEQVKQWHENFTAHGLEVIGEIDHEGMWLSIYVTDPSGLVIELTHQSHTFDDNDAAEGLEVLRQWRKDKIALKQ, from the coding sequence ATGCCTGCAAAAACATCTCTCCAGCCACGAGGTCTTAACCATCATGCCTATGCTACTTTGAATATGGACGAAACGCACCACTTCTGGACTGAAGTCATGGGCTGCAAGTTCTTGGGCGCGTACGCCTTCCAGGAATCCGGCCACGATAAGCCTATTCCAGACTCCTACGTGCATAGTCTCTATGGCATGTCTGACGGCTCAGCATTGGCTTTCTTCGAACTGGGCCATGGTtatgagaaaaaagacgacGGAATCCCCAAATACACAAAGCATCTTGCTCTGAGCTGTGATAGCAAGGAGCAGGTGAAACAATGGCATGAAAATTTCACTGCGCACGGCCTCGAAGTTATAGGAGAAATTGACCACGAGGGAATGTGGCTCTCGATTTATGTGACTGACCCTTCTGGCCTCGTTATCGAACTTACGCATCAATCGCACACGTTTGACGATAACGATGCCGCAGAGGGGTTGGAGGTTTTGAGACAGTGGCGGAAGGATAAAATTGCTTTGAAGCAGTGA
- a CDS encoding uncharacterized protein (EggNog:ENOG41) translates to MTKETILITGVTGYIGFKVLRIALAQGYRVRGVVRKEEQISKIKSHPLMDGLIGGVEFVVIPDMGKAGAFDPVLDGISAIIHVASPLAEETDDYIRDIVQPPLDMESSLLKSALNTPSVCRVVITSSVVTLTPLSWLASSDVDTVFTSRDLNTDTAPPYYNAMEAYWASKTLARKHVHEFLSQKKPHFDVIQLLPSVVLGPDDWATDLETLFVGTRAMILPIVQGKVMEAPVVGVPVLVDDVALAHQCLVTKTIF, encoded by the exons ATGACTAAAGAAACAATTCTA ATTACGGGCGTTACAGGGTATATCGGATTCAAAGTGCTGCGCATTGCCCTCGCACAGGGTTACAGAGTCCGTGGCGTTGTACGCAAAGAGGAACAAATCTCCAAAATTAAATCTCACCCTCTCATGGACGGCCTTATCGGCGGTGTTGAATTTGTGGTCATACCGGACATGGGGAAAGCTGGAGCTTTTGATCCAGTCTTGGACGGCATTTCAGCAATCATCCATGTTGCATCTCCACTCGCTGAAGAG ACAGACGACTACATCCGAGATATTGTCCAACCGCCTCTTGATATGGAGTCATCACTGCTCAAATCCGCCCTCAACACACCCAGCGTTTGTCGAGTAGTTATTACTTCCTCAGTTGTCACCTTGACTCCCCTATCTTGgctcgccagcagcgacgtCGACACCGTCTTCACATCACGAGACCTGAACACGGACACTGCGCCTCCATATTACAATGCCATGGAGGCTTACTGGGCATCCAAGACCCTTGCCCGAAAGCATGTTCACGAGTTCTTGTCCCAGAAGAAACCTCACTTTGACGTTATTCAGTTGCTTCCTTCGGTTGTCCTTGGCCCGGATGATTGGGCTACGGATCTGGAAACACTTTTCGTGGGAACTCGTGCCATGATTCTGCCAATCGTCCAAGGTAAAGTCATGGAAGCACCGGTTGTGGGAGTGCCTGTTCTTGTAGACGATGTTGCACTCGCCCATCAGTGCCTGGTAACAAAGACTATATTCTGA
- a CDS encoding uncharacterized protein (EggNog:ENOG41), whose protein sequence is MADLIIYGATGYTGRLASGFAKSYNLQFTVAGRSENKLKALAATLDVEYRVFAVDDPLAVDAGLHGARVLLNCSGPFLHTAEPLIEACIRNGIHYLDIAAELDSYQLSEKKHEEARQANVMLLPGCGGSVAMLGCLTQYIIENVANPVSIDIALHIAGPMSRGSAISAAENLTSKCLRRLDGKLVDQDRGHHMDFDFDDGRGAVSCFPATLPDVIAIWRSTNIPNIRTFVHAAGNALPTGNLDSMAEGPTAKQRETNPYHVAATVTASDGSITRAVLHTVNGYTFTPLASVEAARRVLMGEMQAGFQTPSNLFGHRFVEVIAGTAFRDL, encoded by the coding sequence ATGGCCGACTTAATCATCTATGGCGCCACTGGATACACTGGTCGACTTGCGTCCGGATTTGCCAAGTCTTACAATCTCCAGTTCACTGTGGCTGGAAGATCCGAGAACAAGCTCAAAGCCCTTGCTGCTACTCTCGACGTCGAGTATCGCGTATTTGCAGTTGACGACCCTCTGGCTGTCGACGCTGGCCTACACGGGGCGCGGGTTCTTCTGAACTGTTCCGGACCGTTTTTGCACACGGCTGAGCCACTCATTGAGGCATGCATTCGCAATGGGATCCATTATCTGGATATCGCCGCCGAACTGGACAGCTATCAACTCTCTGAAAAGAAGCATGAAGAAGCACGGCAGGCCAACGTTATGCTCTTGCCAGGTTGTGGTGGTAGCGTTGCTATGCTGGGCTGCCTTACTCAGTACATCATTGAGAATGTAGCCAATCCAGTCAGTATCGATATTGCCCTCCACATCGCCGGTCCCATGTCTCGAGGTTCGGCTATCAGTGCAGCAGAGAACTTGACATCAAAGTGCCTCAGGCGGCTGGATGGAAAGCTGGTGGACCAGGATCGTGGGCATCACATGGACTTTgattttgatgatggcagaggCGCTGTGTCCTGTTTTCCGGCAACTTTGCCCGACGTCATCGCAATTTGGCGATCCACCAACATTCCAAACATCAGAACATTTGTCCACGCCGCAGGAAATGCTTTGCCCACTGGGAATCTTGATTCCATGGCAGAGGGTCCAACGGCCAAGCAAAGAGAAACCAACCCGTATCATGTTGCCGCCACTGTAACTGCATCGGATGGCTCAATTACTCGTGCTGTCCTTCACACTGTCAATGGCTACACATTTACACCGCTTGCTTCTGTGGAAGCGGCGAGGCGAGTGCTGATGGGAGAGATGCAGGCGGGATTTCAGACGCCCTCCAATCTTTTTGGTCATCGCTTCGTAGAAGTAATAGCCGGAACAGCCTTTCGAGATCTTTGA
- a CDS encoding uncharacterized protein (EggNog:ENOG41~antiSMASH:Cluster_1.8) — translation MRSIAYICFEVTESNPDAEHSVRLLQSIDDCSSRAQPYLQTRDFCKNLRELLEYLALQINTSFTICFLCRPAISKSTPILQTDAHRLLIVRAKRGLQNVLERFLEFQALSIVPLRSWSMIHSALTSMLLLSIWEETRDDSKSQDLQKSVLNVLLKASQRDATIDANSEPHWLSTRHVQALMTLLENIRNTPCPTTAPDQASRISKEPPDPNGAQILGNIVSTDLCPMSDQTYAAFDQISPENSQQFPWISTDLSPIAYVDEIMNVLFYDTTQL, via the exons ATGCGCTCTATCGCATACATCTGCTTTGAAGTGACGGAGAGTAACCCAGACGCAGAGCATTCTGTACGCCTCTTGCAATCAATAGACGATTGCAGCTCGCGTGCCCAACCATATCTGCAAACACGAGATTTCTGCAAGAACTTGCGAGAGCTTCTTGAGTACCTTGCACTACAGATCAATACCTCATTTACCATCTGCTTCTTATGTCGACCTGCTATCAGCAAGTCTACCCCAATATTACAAACCGATGCTCATCGATTGCTCATCGTTCGGGCAAAAAGAGGCCTGCAGAATGTATTAGAAAGGTTCCTAGAGTTTCAAGCACTGAGTATTGTCCCGCTACGCAGCTGGTCAATGATTCACTCTGCTCTTACATCCATGCTACTGCTTAGCATCTGGGAGGAGACACGAGATGATTCAAAGTCTCAGGATCTCCAGAAGAGCGTGCTCAACGTTCTCTTGAAGGCCAGTCAGCGCGATGCCACCATAGATGCCAATTCGGAGCCTCATTGGCTGTCTACGAGACATGTCCAGGCGCTGATGACTCTTCTAGAGAACATTCGCAACACCCCATGTCCAACAACAGCTCCTGACCAGGCATCTCGCATCTCTAAAGAACCGCCGGACCCAAATGGAGCCCAAATTTTGGGAAATATCGTGTCTACAGATCTTTGTCCCATGTCCGACCAAACGTACGCTGCGTTTGACCAAAT TTCTCCGGAAAATAGCCAACAATTTCCATGGATATCTACCGATCTTTCGCCCATTGCATACGTTGACGAAATTATGAATG TTCTCTTTTACGACACCACCCAATTGTAA
- a CDS encoding uncharacterized protein (EggNog:ENOG41~antiSMASH:Cluster_1.8), producing MDRDEIDHILRRRRKPTEKACYPCHRRKVRCNHGHPCSTCQRRGHPEICSYSFSATKRRGKRRQTDTDDSLRATSVADGDSEEAVDDTLLTPSLEPPDSQSNAENSPSFTNGKASTPADDTYEGDNSIVSMLRQRVADRPPSSGIRDARVFFGLQNSFSNDPLFTVPTTQQRWETLVKLSPQNEEFHR from the coding sequence ATGGACCGAGATGAAATCGACCACATCCTGCGCCGAAGACGCAAACCCACTGAAAAGGCCTGCTATCCTTGCCACCGGCGCAAAGTCCGCTGCAATCACGGTCATCCATGCAGTACTTGCCAGAGACGGGGCCATCCCGAGATTTGCTCCTATTCTTTTTCAGCGACCAAGCGGCGTGGGAAACGACGTCAAACGGATACTGATGACTCTCTGCGGGCTACATCAGTTGCAGACGGCGACTCTGAAGAGGCCGTAGATGACACCTTGCTTACTCCGTCTCTCGAACCTCCAGACAGCCAATCCAATGCAGAAAACTCGCCCAGCTTTACAAATGGCAAAGCTTCCACGCCAGCAGACGATACATATGAGGGGGACAACTCCATCGTCTCCATGCTGCGACAGCGCGTTGCTGATCGCCCGCCGTCCTCTGGTATTCGCGACGCGCGCGTGTTTTTCGGTCTTCAAAACTCTTTTAGCAACGATCCTCTGTTTACAGTTCCAACAACTCAGCAGAGATGGGAGACTCTAGTAAAGCTCTCACCCCAGAATGAAGAGTTTCACAGGTAA
- a CDS encoding uncharacterized protein (antiSMASH:Cluster_1.8) → MEKLLSVDSQNLVDPVVVESGPVKENSIEGSDIDLNAIPAPMVHETDGGKYIGTFGVNILASPDGKWVNWSINRTMVVGKNTMTGACYPPQHNWQIVNKWREIGQDAPWAFVLGVPPAAAMVAAMPIPDGISEAAYVGALSGEPLKLVKCDTNDLYVPANAEIVFEGTISITEQVPEGPYSEMHGVNFPGDSKMMPLFKVNKITYRNNAILPLSATGRLTDETQSIGGLLTAAEILKLCRASDLPILQASSPLISQCTWVALQVDGARLRAMKTTPKELAELVANVVFSSKAGVPFHRILLVGEDIDVHDDADIMWAFSTRCRPGLDEYPYEDVKGFALIPYMGHGNGNPIKGGKLVCDALFPVEYTTGRNWVNTSFREGYPKSLQDTILASWEKRGFSKLD, encoded by the exons atggagaagctgctctcGGTTGACTCGCAAAATCTAGTCGACCCTGTAGTGGTCGAGTCGGGTCCAGTCAAGGAGAACAGCATCGAGGGCAGTGACATCGACTTGAATGCCATCCCAGCGCCCATGGTACACGAGACTGACGGTGGCAAGTATATTGGCACGTTTGGTGTCAATATCCTCGCTTCGCCCGATGGCAAATGGGTCAATTGGTCCATTAATCGAACCATGGTCGTGGGGAAGAATACCATGACTGGGGCCTGCTATCCGCCGCAACACAACTGGCAGATTGTCAACAAGTGGCGGGAGATTGGACAGGATGCGCCCTGGGCGTTTGTCCTTGGAGTGCCCCCTGCAGCTGCCATGGTCGCTGCTATGCCAATCCCAGACGGTATTAGTGAAGCTGCCTATGTTGGCGCCTTGAGCGGAGAGCCCTTGAAGCTTGTCAAGTGTGACACAAACGACCTCTACGTCCCAGCCAATGCAGAAATCGTCTTTGAGGGCACCATTTCCATCACCGAACAGGTTCCCGAGGGTCCGTACAGCGAAATGCACGGAGTCAACTTTCCCGGAGACTCCAAGATGATGCCCTTGTTTAAGGTCAACAAGATCACCTACCGTAACAACGCCATTCTTCCCTTGTCGGCCACGGGCAGGTTAACTGACGAAACT CAATCCATAGGAGGCCTACTGACGGCCGCTGAGATCCTCAAGCTCTGTCGGGCTTCTGACTTGCCGATTCTACAAGCCAGTTCTCCTCTCATCTCTCAGTGTACCTGGGTCGCGCTTCAGGTTGATGGAGCTCGACTCCGGGCCATGAAGACCACTCCCAAAGAGTTGGCTGAGCTTGTCGCCAACGTAGTCTTCAGTTCTAAGGCAGGGGTTCCATTCCATCGCATCCTTCTGGTCGGTGAAGATATCGACGTCCACGACGATGCAGACATCATGTGGGCATTCTCCACAAGATGCCGGCCTGGATTGGACGAGTATCCTTATGAAGATGTCAAGGGCTTCGCACTCATCCCGTATATGGGCCACGGGAACGGCAATCCCATCAAAGGAGGCAAGCTAGTCTGTGATGCTCTATTTCCTGTTGAGTATACCACAGGCAGAAACTGGGTCAACACCAGCTTTCGTGAAGGGTATCCCAAATCCCTTCAAGACACGATTTTGGCCagctgggagaagaggggaTTCAGTAAGCTGGATTAG
- a CDS encoding putative secondary metabolism biosynthetic enzyme (EggNog:ENOG41~antiSMASH:Cluster_1.8~SMCOG1001:short-chain dehydrogenase/reductase SDR), with the protein MATFLRSYFPSKPTFSEKDVPSLEGKVFVITGGTGGIGLELARILYHANANKVYLLSRSPESGEIAIEYIMNSEPPLGMRPRSSPQREALCFLKLDLADLSSVKETAESFLKLETRLDVIWHNAAVMLAPEGSVSKQGHELTFATNVFGPYLLQHHLTPIMLQTARNADTPKGSVRVCWAGSGTAVAPPGQDGIVWEDWGLGPPEFQGFNGRTMRYTQSKAANAILAAEMAKVHPDIISCAFNPGGIKTDIARHAPWYLQAFHNLMSHPPRFGALTELYAGLSEDVAKRNGCFVVPFGQIGGTVPKVEEGILQRNSGATLWDLCNEKVRDFY; encoded by the exons ATGGCGACCTTTTTACGATCTTATTTCCCTAGTAAACCGACCTTTTCGGAGAAGGATGTACCTAGCCTCGAAGGAAAA GTCTTTGTCATCACTGGAGGCACTGGAGGCATAGGTCTTGAATTGGCCAGGATTTTATACCATGCCAATGCTAACAAAGTCTATCTTCTCTCGCGATCTCCAGAGTCGGGAGAAATTGCTATCGAGTATATCATGAATTCAGAGCCTCCTCTAGGAATGCGGCCACGGTCCTCACCGCAAAGAGAGGCCCTTTGCTTTCTTAAGCTTGATTTGGCAGATTTATCTAGTGTCAAGGAGACGGCAGAATCATTTCTGAAGCTTGAAACGCGTCTTGATGTCATCTGGCATAATGCGGCAGTTATGCTGGCGCCGGAAGGCAGCGTGAGCAAGCAGGGCCACGAACTCACCTTTGCAACCAACGTCTTCGGTCCTTACTTGTTGCAACACCACCTCACTCCAATCATGCTTCAAACAGCCCGAAATGCTGACACGCCAAAGGGGTCTGTGAGAGTGTGCTGGGCTGGCTCTGGCACTGCAGTGGCACCTCCGGGACAAGACGGCATAGTTTGGGAGGACTGGGGATTGGGCCCTCCGGAATTTCAGGGCTTCAACGGCCGCACTATGAGATACACTCAAAGCAAGGCTGCAAACGCAATTCTCGCGGCCGAAATGGCAAAGGTACACCCTGATATCATCAGCTGCGCCTTCAATCCGGGTGGGATCAAAACAGACATTGCCCGCCACGCACCATGGTACCTTCAGGCGTTTCATAATCTCATGTCTCATCCGCCGCGATTTGGCGCATTGACAGAGCTTTACGCTGGGCTGTCGGAGGATGTTGCCAAAAGAAATGGGTGCTTTGTAGTTCCTTTTGGTCAGATTGGCGGAACTGTTCCAAAGGTGGAAGAAGGAATCTTGCAAAGGAACTCTGGTGCAACACTGTGGGATCTATGTAATGAGAAGGTCAGAGACTTTTATTAG